The Leucothrix mucor DSM 2157 DNA window CTGCAGTTACATTATTACGGAGACCGGTAGACAGCGCTTTGAAAGCTTTCCGGAAGTCATCAATGATGATGGTTTTGTTCGCTGCAACTTCTGGAACCGTGAAATTAGCAATGTTCCGGATACCGAAATATATATTAATGCACCAAGGGATATTTATTCCCTAATTAAGATCAAAACACGCGCCCGACTGGGCAATATGCAGCTGGCAGCAACGGGCCAATGCAAGGTAAAAGAGGATAAGCAGTACGGCAGCGTTATGCGCTCCAGACTGTTAAGTCGTGACTGGTTTTCGACGCTAATCTATATTGGTATCGCCGGAATCATTAGGATTCGGTCAAAAAACCAATTTAAACGACTAAAGGACTACCGTTGGGAGAAAGACCTATCCTCTCGCAATGCATGATTAGTGTACAATAAAGATATTAAATAACGTGAATAACACGAAAATAGTAATTAAAAATAGTGAACCAAAACTGGTGCCAGATACCCCCACTAGCTACCAGCTGAACCCCAGAGAGGACTACCGTGGACGATAGAAGAATAAGTTCCGAGTTAATATATCGACTAGTTGACATCATGGTTATCCTGATGCCACTCATTCTGGGCGCCCTTTATACTCACTTCTACAATGTGCAGGGGTATTTAGTCGCAGGTTTATCAGCTGTTGTACTGTTTGGTTTGTATGGCCGCTTTACCGAGATTTACACCTCTTGGGGCGGGCGACCGGTACGTGACGAGGCGGCTAGAATCGTGGTTGCTTGGTTACTGACGTTCCTATCAATGGTATTCATTGCCTTCATTTCAAAGACCAGTGAGCAGTTCTCTCGTGTCGTGTTATTAGCATGGTTATTGACCACACCGGTCATCTTGATTATCGCTCGTGTTATTTTACGTCAGGTTTTCTCTCACTTGAAACGTCTGGGTATGAACAACCGTACCGTTGCTATTGTCGGCATGACTGAAAATGGTTTACGTTTTGCTCGTGAGCTGGAAAACAATCCCGACTTCGGTTACCGCATTGCTGGTTTCTATGATGAGCGCCAAAGTGAGAACCCAGCGGATTTCGGCGGCTATGCTAATCTTGGAAATTATCAGGACATGATCAGCTCTGCCCGTAAAGGCGAGTGGGATCAAATTTACTTTGCTCTACCGGTTGAAGCCAAGCAGCGTATGCATGCCCTATTGGATGATCTTTCCGACAGCGCAACCCCTATTCGTTTACTGCCTGACTATTTCACTACTAACCTGCTGCATAGTAAATTTATCGAAATTGCTGACACACCAGTTTTATGTATCTATGACTCACCATTTTCATCTGATCACGCTTTAGTAAAGCGCGTTGAAGATATTATTGTGGGTAGCATTATTCTGACACTGATCTCACCTGTGTTACTGGGAATTGGAATGGCGGTTAAATTCACTTCCAGAGGTCCTGTGTTATTCAAGCAAACACGTTATGGCTTGCGTGGTGAAAAGA harbors:
- a CDS encoding undecaprenyl-phosphate glucose phosphotransferase; the encoded protein is MVILMPLILGALYTHFYNVQGYLVAGLSAVVLFGLYGRFTEIYTSWGGRPVRDEAARIVVAWLLTFLSMVFIAFISKTSEQFSRVVLLAWLLTTPVILIIARVILRQVFSHLKRLGMNNRTVAIVGMTENGLRFARELENNPDFGYRIAGFYDERQSENPADFGGYANLGNYQDMISSARKGEWDQIYFALPVEAKQRMHALLDDLSDSATPIRLLPDYFTTNLLHSKFIEIADTPVLCIYDSPFSSDHALVKRVEDIIVGSIILTLISPVLLGIGMAVKFTSRGPVLFKQTRYGLRGEKILVWKFRTMNVCEDGDNVRQAQRDDDRFTPIGRFLRRTSLDELPQFINVLQGRMSIVGPRPHAVAHNEQYRSLIPGYMLRHMIKPGITGWAQINGWRGETNTVYKMKKRVEFDLEYMREWSLSLDIKIIFLTITRSFIDKNAY